In Drosophila yakuba strain Tai18E2 chromosome X, Prin_Dyak_Tai18E2_2.1, whole genome shotgun sequence, a single genomic region encodes these proteins:
- the LOC6524970 gene encoding TNF receptor-associated factor 3 isoform X1 — MSLTKSSSRRDLSEQNQNGSQPKSTTIVKYEKSSCLFCNEWFDAQTFTEHLIHCGQVLEECPNGCQAFIPRIRMRSHLKECPRNQHNLSSQQRMSVSMDRLDRQSDQRLLVIEQDVGTIRSVLNEEIRQRLHLITDVGNIRKQNQVVEDWTRETEKAMDELRRQMEEETSRKAFAIEQNQLDVQYCCDITQSLKEQVESRLDEATKLVNQLSADVTYHQNQLNDNILKLEELIFENERLNREKFFQIEEFLQQINEDIKTKLGNSDYVTSKQATLDYEVKNVKNIVCETEERCDKLDRALHQTMQNISDLETQMAMQQRIASVQNIRGHLIWRIKDYSKKLEESKQYDTILHSAMFSNKAFGYALRLDIYLNGKGTWKGRNMIACLNVLSGEYDPLLAWPCRLQAEIIIRDQCSNAADAEDYVKTIFVRKKSDDFIQSNQYFHIPHKVITSRNYLRNDSMFIEVRVLK; from the exons ATGTCACTGACCAAGTCGTCGTCGAGAAGAGACCTAAGTGAGCAGAATCAGAACGGAAGTCAGCCCAAGTCGACGACCATAGTCAAGTATGAGAAGTCCTCGTGCCTCTTCTGCAACGAATGGTTCGATGCCCAGACATTCACG GAACACCTGATCCACTGCGGCCAGGTGCTGGAGGAGTGTCCCAACGGCTGTCAGGCCTTCATCCCACGCATACGGATGCGATCCCATCTGAAGGAGTGTCCCCGCAACCAGCACAATTTGAGCAGCCAGCAGCGGATGAGTGTCAGCATGGATCGCCTGGATCGGCAGTCGGATCAGCGTCTCCTGGTCATCGAACAGGACGTGGGCACCATTCGTTCCGTTCTCAATGAGGAGATACGACAGCGTCTGCACCTCATCACCGATGTGGGCAACATACGGAAGCAGAACCAGGTCGTCGAGGATTGGACTCGGGAAACCGAGAAGGCGATGGACGAACTGCGTCGCCAGATGGAGGAGGAAACCAGCCGCAAGGCCTTTGCCATCGAACAGAACCAGCTGGATGTCCAGTACTGCTGTGATATCACACAG TCGTTGAAGGAGCAAGTGGAGTCCAGGCTGGATGAGGCCACCAAGCTGGTGAACCAACTCTCGGCGGACGTGACCTATCACCAGAATCAGCTGAACGACAACATCCTGAAACTGGAGGAGCTGATCTTTGAAAACGAGCGGCTCAATCG GGAAAAGTTCTTTCAGATCGAGGAATTTCTGCAGCAGATCAATGAGGACATCAAAACCAAACTGGGCAATAGTGACTATGTGACTTCCAAGCAGGCCACACTGGACTACGAGGTGAAGAACGTGAAGAACATTGTGTGCGAAACGGAGGAGCGTTGCGATAAATTGGATAGAGCTCTGCATCAGACCATGCAGAATATATCCGATTTGGAGACCCAAATGGCCATGCAGCAGCGGATTGCCAGTGTCCAGAATATAAGGG GACACTTGATTTGGCGCATCAAGGACTACTCGAAGAAACTGGAAGAGTCCAAGCAGTACGACACCATACTCCACAGCGCCATGTTCTCCAACAAAGCCTTTGGCTACGCTCTACGG CTGGACATCTACTTGAATGGCAAGGGCACGTGGAAGGGCAGGAACATGATCGCCTGCTTGAACGTTCTATCGGGGGAGTACGATCCACTTTTGGCCTGGCCCTGCCGCCTCCAGGCCGAGATCATCATTCGGGATCAGTGCTCGAATGCGGCAGATGCCGAGGATTATGTGAAGACCATCTTTGTGCGCAAGAAGAGCGATGATTTTATCCAGAGCAACCAGTACTTCCATATACCCCACAAGGTGATCACCAGTCGCAACTATCTTCGCAACGATTCCATGTTCATCGAGGTACGAGTTCTCAAATAA
- the LOC6524970 gene encoding TNF receptor-associated factor 3 isoform X2, with the protein MRSHLKECPRNQHNLSSQQRMSVSMDRLDRQSDQRLLVIEQDVGTIRSVLNEEIRQRLHLITDVGNIRKQNQVVEDWTRETEKAMDELRRQMEEETSRKAFAIEQNQLDVQYCCDITQSLKEQVESRLDEATKLVNQLSADVTYHQNQLNDNILKLEELIFENERLNREKFFQIEEFLQQINEDIKTKLGNSDYVTSKQATLDYEVKNVKNIVCETEERCDKLDRALHQTMQNISDLETQMAMQQRIASVQNIRGHLIWRIKDYSKKLEESKQYDTILHSAMFSNKAFGYALRLDIYLNGKGTWKGRNMIACLNVLSGEYDPLLAWPCRLQAEIIIRDQCSNAADAEDYVKTIFVRKKSDDFIQSNQYFHIPHKVITSRNYLRNDSMFIEVRVLK; encoded by the exons ATGCGATCCCATCTGAAGGAGTGTCCCCGCAACCAGCACAATTTGAGCAGCCAGCAGCGGATGAGTGTCAGCATGGATCGCCTGGATCGGCAGTCGGATCAGCGTCTCCTGGTCATCGAACAGGACGTGGGCACCATTCGTTCCGTTCTCAATGAGGAGATACGACAGCGTCTGCACCTCATCACCGATGTGGGCAACATACGGAAGCAGAACCAGGTCGTCGAGGATTGGACTCGGGAAACCGAGAAGGCGATGGACGAACTGCGTCGCCAGATGGAGGAGGAAACCAGCCGCAAGGCCTTTGCCATCGAACAGAACCAGCTGGATGTCCAGTACTGCTGTGATATCACACAG TCGTTGAAGGAGCAAGTGGAGTCCAGGCTGGATGAGGCCACCAAGCTGGTGAACCAACTCTCGGCGGACGTGACCTATCACCAGAATCAGCTGAACGACAACATCCTGAAACTGGAGGAGCTGATCTTTGAAAACGAGCGGCTCAATCG GGAAAAGTTCTTTCAGATCGAGGAATTTCTGCAGCAGATCAATGAGGACATCAAAACCAAACTGGGCAATAGTGACTATGTGACTTCCAAGCAGGCCACACTGGACTACGAGGTGAAGAACGTGAAGAACATTGTGTGCGAAACGGAGGAGCGTTGCGATAAATTGGATAGAGCTCTGCATCAGACCATGCAGAATATATCCGATTTGGAGACCCAAATGGCCATGCAGCAGCGGATTGCCAGTGTCCAGAATATAAGGG GACACTTGATTTGGCGCATCAAGGACTACTCGAAGAAACTGGAAGAGTCCAAGCAGTACGACACCATACTCCACAGCGCCATGTTCTCCAACAAAGCCTTTGGCTACGCTCTACGG CTGGACATCTACTTGAATGGCAAGGGCACGTGGAAGGGCAGGAACATGATCGCCTGCTTGAACGTTCTATCGGGGGAGTACGATCCACTTTTGGCCTGGCCCTGCCGCCTCCAGGCCGAGATCATCATTCGGGATCAGTGCTCGAATGCGGCAGATGCCGAGGATTATGTGAAGACCATCTTTGTGCGCAAGAAGAGCGATGATTTTATCCAGAGCAACCAGTACTTCCATATACCCCACAAGGTGATCACCAGTCGCAACTATCTTCGCAACGATTCCATGTTCATCGAGGTACGAGTTCTCAAATAA
- the LOC6524971 gene encoding annexin B11 isoform X2, whose translation MYPFGTPTVVPAAGFDAVKDAHDLRKAMKGFGTDEDALINIICRRTNEQRQEIQRQFKTHFGKDLIEDIKSETSGNFEKLLVGLLRPIVDYYCAELNDAMAGLGTDEEVLIEILCTLSNMEINTIKNQYLRLYGAHLESELKSETSGNFKRLLTSLCTAARDESGRVDPVAAKNDARELLKAGELRVGTDESMFNMILCQRNYQQLKLIFQEYEGMTGHSLEKAIKKEFSGDVMEGLIAIYKCVTNKAEYFASRLHKAMAGIGTNDTQLIRVIITRSEIDMTDIKAAFERLYGKSLKSWIKGDTSGHYKHALYALVGEQRSS comes from the exons ATGTATCCCTTC GGAACTCCCACTGTGGTGCCGGCCGCCGGCTTCGATGCCGTCAAGGATGCTCACGACTTGCGCAAGGCAATGAAGGGCTTTGGTACGGACGAGGATGCCCTGATTAACATCATCTGTCGGCGAACGAACGAGCAGCGCCAGGAGATCCAGCGCCAGTTCAAGACCCACTTCGGCAAGGACCTCATCGAGGACATCAAGTCGGAGACGAGCGGCAACTTTGAAAAGCTCCTCGTCGGCCTGCTGCGTCCCATTGTGGACTACTATTGCGCCGAGCTAAACGATGCCATGGCTGGCCTGGGCACCGACGAGGAGGTCCTCATCGAGATCCTCTGCACGCTGTCCAACATGGAGATCAATACGATCAAAAACCAGTACTTACGAT TGTACGGCGCCCATTTGGAGTCTGAACTGAAGTCGGAGACGTCGGGCAACTTCAAGCGGCTGCTCACCTCGTTGTGCACGGCGGCGCGGGATGAGAGTGGTCGCGTGGATCCCGTGGCGGCCAAGAACGATGCCAGGGAGCTGCTGAAAGCCGGAGAACTGCGCGTCGGCACCGATGAGAGCATGTTCAACATGATCCTCTGCCAGAGGAACTACCAACAATTGAAACTG ATATTCCAAGAGTACGAGGGAATGACTGGCCACTCGCTGGAGAAGGCCATCAAGAAGGAGTTCTCCGGCGATGTGATGGAGGGCCTGATTGCCATCTACAAGTGCGTCACCAACAAGGCCGAATACTTTGCTTCGCGTCTGCACAAGGCGATGGCCGGAATCGGCACCAATGACACCCAGTTGATCCGTGTGATCATCACGCGCAGCGAG ATTGACATGACGGACATTAAGGCGGCCTTTGAACGTCTGTACGGCAAGTCCCTCAAGAGCTGGATCAAG GGCGATACTTCGGGCCACTACAAGCACGCCCTTTACGCCCTGGTGGGTGAACAGCGCTCCTCTTAA
- the LOC6524971 gene encoding annexin B11 isoform X1 — protein sequence MYPFGSGMPSHPPTSTNHHEPPRAPFGAGWVPPTQQNSPYPPPSQPHPHPHSQPSPHMHPQQHQQYPGGAPAPYPPMSAPYPSAAPSYPPYPTSNPYPAQYAPPSHNHYQQPPVANSAYPTDRGYDAGYGYGNGQVQGHGHGHEHGHGPGHGHGHGHGHGPGHGHEHGHGYGHGHGQGYGHGQGHGNGQLYAHRSLPAHREGTPTVVPAAGFDAVKDAHDLRKAMKGFGTDEDALINIICRRTNEQRQEIQRQFKTHFGKDLIEDIKSETSGNFEKLLVGLLRPIVDYYCAELNDAMAGLGTDEEVLIEILCTLSNMEINTIKNQYLRLYGAHLESELKSETSGNFKRLLTSLCTAARDESGRVDPVAAKNDARELLKAGELRVGTDESMFNMILCQRNYQQLKLIFQEYEGMTGHSLEKAIKKEFSGDVMEGLIAIYKCVTNKAEYFASRLHKAMAGIGTNDTQLIRVIITRSEIDMTDIKAAFERLYGKSLKSWIKGDTSGHYKHALYALVGEQRSS from the exons ATGTATCCCTTC GGTTCTGGAATGCCATCGCACCCCCCTACCTCCACTAACCACCACGAGCCACCACGGGCGCCCTTTGGAGCTGGTTGGGTGCCACCGACGCAGCAGAACTCGCCATACCCACCACCCTCccagccacacccacacccgcACTCACAGCCATCGCCCCATATGCATCctcagcagcatcagcaataTCCAGGCGGAGCTCCTGCTCCGTATCCACCCATGTCGGCACCGTACCCGTCCGCCGCCCCATCCTATCCACCCTATCCCACCTCGAATCCTTACCCGGCACAATACGCTCCTCCATCGCACAATCATTACCAGCAGCCACCGGTTGCGAACAGTGCCTATCCCACGGATCGTGGATATGATGCGGGCTATGGCTACGGAAACGGACAAGTAcaaggacatggacatggacatgaaCATGGACATGGGCcaggacatggacatggacatgggcACGGACATGGGCCAGGACATGGACATGAACATGGGCATGGATATGGGCATGGACATGGGCAGGGCTATGGGCATGGACAGGGACATGGGAATGGTCAGTTGTACGCGCATCGGTCACTCCCAGCTCACAGAGAG GGAACTCCCACTGTGGTGCCGGCCGCCGGCTTCGATGCCGTCAAGGATGCTCACGACTTGCGCAAGGCAATGAAGGGCTTTGGTACGGACGAGGATGCCCTGATTAACATCATCTGTCGGCGAACGAACGAGCAGCGCCAGGAGATCCAGCGCCAGTTCAAGACCCACTTCGGCAAGGACCTCATCGAGGACATCAAGTCGGAGACGAGCGGCAACTTTGAAAAGCTCCTCGTCGGCCTGCTGCGTCCCATTGTGGACTACTATTGCGCCGAGCTAAACGATGCCATGGCTGGCCTGGGCACCGACGAGGAGGTCCTCATCGAGATCCTCTGCACGCTGTCCAACATGGAGATCAATACGATCAAAAACCAGTACTTACGAT TGTACGGCGCCCATTTGGAGTCTGAACTGAAGTCGGAGACGTCGGGCAACTTCAAGCGGCTGCTCACCTCGTTGTGCACGGCGGCGCGGGATGAGAGTGGTCGCGTGGATCCCGTGGCGGCCAAGAACGATGCCAGGGAGCTGCTGAAAGCCGGAGAACTGCGCGTCGGCACCGATGAGAGCATGTTCAACATGATCCTCTGCCAGAGGAACTACCAACAATTGAAACTG ATATTCCAAGAGTACGAGGGAATGACTGGCCACTCGCTGGAGAAGGCCATCAAGAAGGAGTTCTCCGGCGATGTGATGGAGGGCCTGATTGCCATCTACAAGTGCGTCACCAACAAGGCCGAATACTTTGCTTCGCGTCTGCACAAGGCGATGGCCGGAATCGGCACCAATGACACCCAGTTGATCCGTGTGATCATCACGCGCAGCGAG ATTGACATGACGGACATTAAGGCGGCCTTTGAACGTCTGTACGGCAAGTCCCTCAAGAGCTGGATCAAG GGCGATACTTCGGGCCACTACAAGCACGCCCTTTACGCCCTGGTGGGTGAACAGCGCTCCTCTTAA